The following are from one region of the Hymenobacter sp. YIM 151858-1 genome:
- the arsS gene encoding arsenosugar biosynthesis radical SAM (seleno)protein ArsS (Some members of this family are selenoproteins.), with product MSLRAQQHPLADTSYQLTVLNAAQQAGQAWPAFASKLRETGLLPLRPLGIGTLQLNVGKMCNQTCKHCHVDAGPDRTEIMTRETMELCLAALRQAPDMQVVDLTGGAPEMNPHFRWLVEQVAALGRQLIVRCNLTIIVANPKYHDLPAFYRQHGVRVVSSLPHFSAARTDAQRGEGVFERSIRALKMLNTEGYGQEGSGLVLDLVYNPSGAFLPGAQQALEREFKQRLRREHGIGFNNLLTITNLPVSRFLDYLMESGNYAAYMDKLVQSYNPAAAANVMCRSTLSVGWDGYLYDCDFNQMLELPVEAAAPQHIRDFDLGALQARSIVLNQHCYGCTAGAGSSCGGATV from the coding sequence TTGAGTCTAAGAGCCCAACAGCATCCGCTGGCCGACACCAGCTACCAGCTTACTGTGCTCAACGCGGCGCAGCAGGCGGGGCAGGCGTGGCCGGCTTTCGCCAGCAAACTGCGCGAAACCGGCTTGCTGCCGCTGCGGCCCCTAGGTATCGGCACCCTGCAGCTGAACGTGGGCAAGATGTGCAACCAAACCTGCAAGCATTGCCACGTGGATGCCGGCCCCGACCGTACCGAAATCATGACGCGCGAGACCATGGAGCTGTGCTTGGCCGCGCTGCGCCAGGCGCCCGACATGCAGGTGGTCGACCTGACGGGCGGCGCCCCCGAAATGAACCCGCATTTCCGGTGGCTGGTGGAGCAGGTAGCAGCCCTGGGTCGGCAGCTGATTGTGCGCTGCAACCTCACCATCATCGTGGCCAACCCAAAGTACCACGACCTGCCCGCGTTCTACCGGCAGCACGGCGTGCGGGTGGTGTCGTCGCTGCCGCACTTTTCGGCGGCCCGCACCGATGCGCAGCGCGGCGAGGGCGTTTTCGAGCGGAGCATCAGGGCCCTGAAAATGCTGAACACCGAGGGCTACGGGCAGGAGGGAAGCGGGCTGGTGCTCGATTTGGTGTACAACCCATCGGGGGCATTTTTGCCTGGCGCTCAGCAGGCTTTGGAGCGCGAGTTCAAGCAACGCTTGCGGCGCGAGCACGGCATCGGGTTCAACAACCTGCTCACCATTACCAACCTGCCCGTGAGCCGATTTCTCGATTACCTGATGGAAAGCGGCAACTACGCCGCCTACATGGATAAGCTGGTGCAGAGCTACAACCCGGCCGCGGCCGCCAACGTGATGTGCCGCAGCACCCTCTCGGTAGGCTGGGATGGGTACCTCTACGACTGCGACTTCAACCAGATGCTGGAGCTGCCGGTGGAGGCGGCTGCCCCCCAGCACATCCGCGACTTCGACCTAGGCGCCCTCCAGGCCCGCAGCATCGTGCTTAATCAGCATTGCTACGGCTGCACGGCGGGGGCAGGCTCGAGCTGCGGCGGCGCTACCGTGTGA
- a CDS encoding GxxExxY protein, whose amino-acid sequence MHRYSLGCFLVNGQVLFELKATSELTNLHFAQTINYLRAFQLKVGLLLNFGNKSLQYKRFVKSAQPNL is encoded by the coding sequence GTGCACCGGTACTCGCTGGGTTGTTTTTTGGTGAACGGCCAGGTGCTGTTCGAGCTGAAAGCCACTTCTGAACTGACCAATCTGCACTTCGCCCAAACCATCAACTACCTGCGCGCTTTTCAGCTGAAGGTGGGCTTGCTGCTCAACTTCGGAAACAAAAGCTTGCAGTACAAACGCTTCGTAAAGTCGGCACAGCCAAATCTCTAG
- a CDS encoding GxxExxY protein, which translates to MRVHAALGAGFPEISYQRALAVEMTAVGLAYTEEFAQPVYYRNVCTGTRWVVFW; encoded by the coding sequence ATGCGGGTGCATGCGGCCCTAGGTGCTGGCTTCCCCGAAATCAGTTACCAGCGGGCGTTGGCCGTCGAAATGACGGCGGTTGGGCTGGCCTACACTGAGGAGTTTGCGCAGCCCGTGTACTACCGCAACGTGTGCACCGGTACTCGCTGGGTTGTTTTTTGGTGA
- a CDS encoding arsenosugar biosynthesis-associated peroxidase-like protein → MEKTYYNPADLAKFGNITEWQSEMGRKFFDYYGEVFKEGALTEREKSLIALAVAHAVQCPYCIDAYTSDSLQKGADEAQMMEAVHVAAAIKGGAVLVHGVQMMNKAKELTM, encoded by the coding sequence ATGGAAAAGACCTATTACAACCCCGCCGACCTGGCCAAGTTTGGCAACATCACCGAGTGGCAGTCCGAAATGGGCCGCAAGTTTTTCGACTACTACGGCGAGGTTTTCAAGGAAGGAGCCCTTACAGAGCGCGAAAAGTCGCTGATTGCCTTAGCGGTAGCCCACGCCGTGCAGTGCCCGTACTGCATCGACGCCTACACCTCCGACTCGCTCCAGAAGGGCGCCGACGAAGCCCAAATGATGGAAGCCGTGCACGTGGCCGCGGCCATCAAGGGCGGGGCGGTCCTGGTGCACGGCGTGCAAATGATGAACAAGGCCAAGGAGCTGACCATGTAA
- a CDS encoding heme NO-binding domain-containing protein — protein MHGSIFALLKRYVQTQYDHSTWVRLLEAAELSGTEFDYKEVYPDQHMYALVGQAAEMTGIPAEVLQEKFGEYLVPDLMYMYGKLLQPEWRTLEMLLHTEGVMHKRVREEHQHNAPPVLDVRRVSGTEVEIEYVSQRRMSALAVGIVRGLATYFDEAEKIEIQPTTRDDGQHVHIRVRRLT, from the coding sequence ATGCACGGTTCCATTTTCGCTCTGCTAAAGCGCTACGTACAAACCCAATACGACCACAGCACGTGGGTACGGCTGCTGGAGGCCGCGGAGCTCTCGGGCACCGAGTTCGACTACAAGGAGGTGTACCCCGATCAGCATATGTACGCGCTGGTGGGCCAGGCCGCGGAAATGACCGGCATTCCGGCCGAGGTACTGCAGGAAAAATTCGGCGAGTACCTCGTGCCCGATCTGATGTATATGTACGGCAAGCTGCTGCAACCCGAGTGGCGCACCCTCGAGATGCTGCTGCACACCGAGGGCGTAATGCACAAGCGCGTACGCGAAGAGCACCAGCACAACGCCCCGCCCGTGCTCGATGTGCGGCGTGTATCGGGCACCGAAGTGGAAATCGAGTACGTGTCGCAACGGCGCATGAGCGCGTTGGCCGTGGGCATTGTACGCGGCCTGGCTACTTATTTCGACGAGGCCGAGAAAATTGAGATTCAGCCCACTACCCGCGACGACGGCCAGCACGTGCACATCCGGGTGCGGCGCCTAACCTAG
- a CDS encoding anti-sigma factor produces MNIEEYIESGQLELYVLQQLSPAEAAEVEQLAAQHPAIRAELSRIEQTLGAYAEAHAVAPPAGMRERVLGGWQQAIRQQAPAEAAVPPAAAPQPTMTVSSAPQPEPAQRPAPAAAEPVVRTMPAPASGGGYRWLAAAAAVLLLLSVGANWLFYNRWQRAESQLVIAQSEQARYAAATQAVEKRLATRTNELAMLRDETYRTVVMTGTQIAPGARARVHFNPATKAVYVDVNNLPPAPEGKQYQLWALDKGKPVDAGMLARHTAAGDSLQRMKNIINAQAFAVTLEPAGGRPEPTLAALTVMGQMQ; encoded by the coding sequence GTGAACATCGAGGAATACATCGAATCAGGACAGCTGGAGCTGTACGTGCTGCAGCAGCTTAGCCCGGCCGAAGCCGCCGAGGTGGAGCAGCTGGCTGCCCAGCACCCGGCTATTCGGGCCGAGCTGAGCCGCATTGAGCAAACGCTTGGTGCATACGCCGAAGCCCACGCCGTAGCGCCGCCCGCCGGCATGCGCGAGCGGGTGCTAGGTGGCTGGCAGCAAGCCATACGGCAGCAGGCCCCGGCCGAAGCCGCCGTGCCGCCCGCAGCCGCCCCCCAACCCACCATGACGGTTTCGTCGGCCCCGCAACCGGAGCCGGCTCAACGCCCCGCACCGGCCGCCGCCGAGCCCGTAGTACGGACCATGCCCGCCCCCGCAAGCGGCGGAGGCTACCGCTGGCTTGCTGCCGCAGCGGCTGTGCTGCTGCTGCTGAGCGTGGGGGCCAACTGGCTGTTTTACAACCGTTGGCAGCGGGCCGAGTCGCAGCTGGTAATTGCCCAGAGCGAGCAGGCCCGCTACGCCGCCGCCACGCAAGCCGTGGAAAAGCGACTGGCAACCCGCACCAACGAGCTGGCCATGCTGCGCGACGAAACCTACCGCACGGTGGTGATGACGGGCACGCAAATCGCGCCCGGCGCCCGCGCCCGGGTGCACTTCAACCCCGCCACCAAGGCCGTTTACGTCGACGTAAACAACCTGCCGCCCGCCCCCGAAGGCAAGCAGTACCAGCTGTGGGCCCTCGACAAGGGCAAGCCCGTGGATGCCGGCATGCTGGCCCGGCACACCGCCGCCGGCGACAGCCTGCAGCGCATGAAAAACATCATCAACGCGCAGGCGTTTGCCGTAACGCTGGAGCCCGCCGGTGGCCGCCCCGAGCCCACGCTGGCCGCCCTTACCGTGATGGGGCAGATGCAATAA
- a CDS encoding RNA polymerase sigma factor, with amino-acid sequence MTNLLPEPPSVAEEQLIARLKAHDESAMAEFYDKYSAALYGVILRIVRREEEAEDVLQESMVKIWHSFQSYDATKGRLFTWVMNVCRNLAIDKIRSRQYRVGTRTQPLDDSPAERQPAVATFRPEHIGLQELTHQLTPDQRQVVDMLYFEGYTQSEVAEELNLPLGTVKTRARAAIKVLSKLIR; translated from the coding sequence GTGACCAATTTGCTACCCGAGCCGCCTTCCGTCGCCGAAGAACAGCTTATCGCCCGGCTAAAAGCCCACGATGAGTCGGCAATGGCGGAGTTTTACGACAAGTACTCGGCAGCCCTCTACGGCGTCATCCTGCGCATTGTGCGGCGCGAGGAAGAAGCCGAAGACGTGCTGCAGGAAAGTATGGTCAAGATCTGGCATTCCTTTCAGAGCTACGATGCCACCAAAGGGCGGCTGTTTACGTGGGTGATGAATGTTTGCCGAAATCTTGCCATCGACAAAATCCGCTCGCGACAGTACCGCGTAGGTACTCGCACGCAGCCACTCGACGACAGCCCCGCCGAACGGCAGCCGGCCGTAGCCACCTTCCGCCCCGAGCACATCGGGCTGCAGGAGCTCACGCACCAGCTCACGCCCGATCAGCGCCAGGTAGTTGATATGCTGTATTTCGAAGGCTACACCCAAAGCGAGGTAGCCGAAGAGTTGAATTTGCCGCTAGGTACCGTGAAAACCCGCGCCCGCGCCGCTATTAAAGTCCTTTCCAAACTGATTCGGTAA
- a CDS encoding NAD-dependent succinate-semialdehyde dehydrogenase — MPIESYNPYTDKVLRRFKPHPGAQVERMLAQADKTFQEWRRTSFRERAQVLHRAAGLLRERHDELARIMALEMGKPVTDGRAEAQKCALTCDFYAEHAEQMLRDEPVQTEARRSYIAHQPLGAVLAVMPWNFPLWQVVRFAAPALMAGNVGLLKHASNVPQCALALEKIFHDAGLPQGGFRTLLIESKAVEPLIADDRVRAVTLTGSEGAGSQVAAAAGRYIKKTVLELGGSDAFVVLADADLELAAKTAAQARMINAGQSCIAAKRFVVEKSIAAEFIDRMRQHLEAYRAGDPLDEQTQYGPLARPDLADDLAQQVQKSVAAGAKVVLQGGQPKAGSARFAPVMLANVKPGMPAYDEETFGPVASILVARDEQQAIRLANDSRYGLGAAVWTRDEERGQRVARELEAGAVFVNALVKSSPEMPFGGVKKSGYGRELSHLGIKEFVNQKSIWVAGEKPEAPKNLAE; from the coding sequence ATGCCCATCGAGTCGTACAACCCTTATACCGATAAAGTGTTGCGGCGCTTTAAGCCCCACCCCGGCGCCCAAGTGGAGCGCATGCTGGCCCAAGCCGACAAAACGTTTCAGGAGTGGCGCCGCACGAGTTTCCGGGAGCGGGCGCAGGTGCTGCACCGCGCCGCCGGGTTGCTGCGCGAGCGGCACGACGAGCTGGCCCGCATCATGGCCCTCGAAATGGGCAAACCCGTGACCGATGGCCGGGCCGAAGCGCAGAAGTGCGCCCTTACCTGCGACTTTTACGCCGAGCACGCCGAGCAAATGCTGCGCGACGAGCCGGTGCAAACCGAAGCGCGCCGCAGCTACATTGCGCACCAGCCCCTAGGTGCCGTGCTGGCCGTAATGCCCTGGAACTTCCCGCTGTGGCAAGTAGTGCGCTTTGCTGCCCCGGCTCTCATGGCCGGCAACGTAGGCCTGCTGAAACACGCATCTAATGTGCCACAATGTGCCTTGGCGCTGGAGAAGATCTTCCATGATGCCGGCTTGCCACAGGGTGGCTTCCGCACGCTGCTGATCGAGTCGAAGGCCGTGGAGCCGCTGATTGCCGACGACCGCGTGCGGGCCGTTACGCTTACAGGCAGCGAAGGCGCGGGCAGCCAGGTGGCCGCCGCGGCGGGCCGCTACATCAAGAAAACCGTGCTGGAGCTGGGCGGCTCCGATGCCTTTGTGGTACTCGCCGACGCCGACCTGGAGCTAGCCGCCAAAACCGCCGCCCAGGCACGCATGATTAATGCTGGCCAGAGTTGCATTGCGGCCAAGCGCTTTGTGGTGGAGAAATCGATTGCCGCGGAGTTCATTGACCGCATGCGCCAGCACCTGGAGGCCTACCGGGCCGGCGACCCGCTCGACGAGCAAACCCAGTACGGCCCCCTCGCCCGCCCCGACCTCGCCGACGACCTAGCCCAGCAAGTGCAAAAATCGGTAGCAGCCGGGGCCAAAGTAGTGCTGCAGGGCGGGCAGCCCAAGGCGGGCTCGGCCCGTTTTGCGCCGGTTATGCTCGCCAACGTGAAGCCCGGCATGCCCGCCTACGACGAAGAGACTTTTGGCCCGGTGGCCAGCATCCTGGTAGCCCGCGACGAGCAGCAGGCCATTCGCCTGGCCAACGATTCGCGCTACGGCCTAGGTGCCGCCGTGTGGACGCGCGACGAGGAGCGCGGGCAGCGCGTAGCCCGCGAGCTGGAAGCCGGCGCCGTGTTTGTGAATGCCCTGGTGAAATCGTCGCCCGAAATGCCGTTTGGCGGCGTAAAGAAGTCGGGCTACGGCCGCGAGCTTTCGCACCTGGGCATCAAGGAATTCGTGAACCAAAAGAGCATTTGGGTTGCCGGCGAAAAGCCCGAAGCACCGAAGAACCTCGCGGAGTAA
- a CDS encoding YdcF family protein, translating to MFFVLSKLLDFVLEPALWLVLLPVAALVTRSARWRYRLLVAATVLGVVFTNPALSNELLRWWELPPVRLSQLAPQPYDAAVLLTGVTEPRNGPADRVYLGRGADRFTNALWLYRAGRAKRIIISGGSGSLRPKPGTRTEAQDLAVLLRLAGVPSQHIWLETQSRNTRENARNTRALLQQRLPQGQPRLLLVTSAFHQRRALGCFSKAGLQVTAFPAGYLTAQREATPAYWLLPSSEALQQWSVLLHEVAGYVVYRLLGYA from the coding sequence GTGTTCTTCGTCCTTTCCAAGCTTCTCGATTTTGTATTGGAGCCCGCACTGTGGCTCGTGTTGCTGCCCGTTGCGGCACTGGTTACGCGTTCGGCTCGGTGGCGCTACCGGCTGCTGGTGGCGGCCACCGTCCTAGGTGTCGTGTTCACCAACCCGGCCCTGAGCAACGAGTTGCTGCGCTGGTGGGAGCTGCCGCCCGTGCGCCTCTCACAGCTAGCGCCGCAACCGTACGATGCGGCCGTGCTGCTCACCGGTGTAACGGAGCCGCGCAACGGCCCCGCCGACCGCGTGTACCTGGGCCGCGGCGCCGACCGTTTTACCAACGCGCTTTGGCTGTACCGGGCCGGCCGCGCCAAGCGCATCATCATCAGCGGCGGCTCGGGTAGCCTGCGCCCCAAGCCCGGCACGCGCACCGAAGCCCAGGACCTAGCCGTGCTGCTGCGCCTTGCCGGGGTGCCTAGCCAGCACATTTGGCTGGAAACCCAAAGCCGCAACACCCGCGAAAACGCCCGAAATACCCGTGCGTTGCTCCAGCAGCGCTTGCCCCAAGGGCAGCCGCGCCTGCTGCTGGTTACCTCAGCTTTTCACCAGCGGCGCGCCCTGGGTTGCTTTAGCAAAGCCGGGCTGCAGGTAACGGCTTTTCCGGCGGGTTACCTGACGGCGCAACGCGAAGCCACACCTGCCTACTGGCTGCTGCCCAGCTCCGAGGCGCTGCAGCAGTGGAGCGTGCTGCTGCACGAGGTAGCGGGCTACGTGGTGTACCGGCTGCTCGGTTATGCTTGA
- a CDS encoding thioredoxin family protein — MTIFDTDDTGLRTLIHDHLKVFAKFTSSRDCEVCELLSPHFEKFAQEAAYEGIYFIRLDSDQNPVARKLMNERVAPFFVSYCQGRMIECDTRSTDGEVREQLDRLRAFMPIPGV; from the coding sequence ATGACTATTTTCGACACCGACGATACTGGCCTGCGCACCCTTATTCACGATCATCTGAAGGTATTTGCAAAGTTCACCTCCTCGCGCGACTGCGAAGTGTGTGAGCTGCTCTCGCCGCATTTCGAAAAATTTGCCCAGGAGGCCGCGTACGAGGGCATCTACTTTATCCGGCTCGATAGCGACCAGAACCCCGTGGCCCGCAAGCTGATGAACGAGCGAGTAGCGCCGTTCTTCGTGTCGTACTGCCAGGGCCGCATGATTGAGTGCGACACCCGAAGCACCGATGGCGAAGTGCGGGAGCAACTGGATCGGCTGCGGGCCTTTATGCCAATACCAGGTGTGTAA